The Rhizobium leguminosarum genome includes a region encoding these proteins:
- a CDS encoding nuclear transport factor 2 family protein: MAFDPAKQIEAFHAAINALDYPAIENYFAEDATYVSNGVGSLAGRAEIMAAFRRYFDDYPDQTAENSLVETLTPLSGRSVWSVRATHRKTGKPLIREGEETITFNAEGRVTRVEVTDYRDF, encoded by the coding sequence ATGGCTTTCGACCCGGCAAAGCAAATCGAAGCCTTTCACGCTGCCATCAACGCCCTCGATTATCCGGCGATCGAGAATTATTTCGCCGAGGACGCGACCTATGTCTCGAACGGCGTCGGCAGCCTTGCGGGACGGGCGGAAATCATGGCTGCCTTCCGGCGTTATTTCGACGACTATCCCGATCAGACGGCGGAAAATTCGCTGGTGGAAACATTGACGCCGCTCTCCGGCCGGTCGGTCTGGTCGGTGCGCGCCACCCACAGAAAGACGGGCAAGCCGCTGATCCGCGAGGGTGAGGAGACGATTACCTTCAACGCGGAAGGGCGTGTCACACGGGTCGAGGTCACCGATTATCGCGACTTCTGA
- a CDS encoding HAD family hydrolase, with product MTTDIRHIVFDIGKVLIHYDPHLPFSRLIPDEAERHWFFANICTHDWNIEQDRGRTWAEAEALLIKQHPAREEHIRAFRKYWHEMVPHAYNDSVAIMEGLIAQGRDVTMLTNFASDTFREAQQRFPFLTKPRGVTVSGDVGLIKPDIAIYETHTKSFGLDPAATIFIDDAPVNVEGAKAFGWNAVLFSGADKLRSDLAGYGVKV from the coding sequence ATGACCACCGACATAAGACATATCGTTTTCGACATCGGCAAAGTCCTAATTCATTACGATCCGCATCTCCCTTTCAGCCGCCTCATCCCCGATGAGGCCGAGCGCCACTGGTTCTTCGCCAATATCTGCACCCATGACTGGAACATCGAGCAGGACCGCGGCCGCACCTGGGCGGAGGCCGAAGCGCTGCTGATAAAACAGCACCCTGCCCGCGAAGAGCATATCCGGGCCTTCCGCAAATATTGGCACGAGATGGTGCCGCACGCCTATAACGACAGCGTAGCGATCATGGAAGGGCTGATTGCCCAGGGGCGCGACGTGACGATGCTGACCAACTTCGCCTCCGACACGTTCCGCGAGGCGCAGCAACGCTTCCCCTTCCTGACCAAACCGCGCGGCGTCACCGTTTCCGGCGATGTCGGTCTGATCAAGCCCGATATCGCCATCTACGAGACGCATACGAAAAGCTTCGGCCTCGATCCGGCAGCGACGATCTTCATCGACGACGCGCCGGTCAATGTCGAGGGCGCCAAGGCCTTCGGTTGGAATGCAGTGCTGTTTTCGGGCGCCGACAAATTGCGCAGCGATCTCGCCGGCTATGGGGTGAAGGTCTGA